A window of Chlorobium phaeobacteroides DSM 266 genomic DNA:
AGAACCAGTTGAAGGCCATACGGAGGATGCTGAATAGAGCAAAGAGGCCGAGGGGCAGAAGCAGATTCTCGATGCCGGTTTTTCGCATGAAGGCGCTGTCGATGATATGGCTGAGGTAATACGCCTGGGCAACCAGCATTCCGGCAGCAAGGATTCCTGCAATAATCGACAAGATAAACGGCGTCCGTTCTTCTTTAAGTAACTGAAAGAGGCGCCGGTCAATATTCATGGTTCATACGGTGTTCGTTTATTCGGAAAAAACCGCAATAGTGTACATAATAAAAGGGTTTGATGCAATGGGCGGTTTGTATGGATGGAATGGTTCATTGGCCCAATGAGTTCCCGGGAGGGGTGAGGAATGCGTTTTTTTCTGACTCGTCGCTTGATGTTCGGCCTGCAAGAGCAAGGGGGGGATTGGTTATGACTTATCTTTTATTCTGACGTGAAATGGAAAATTTTAAGAGTACCGGGAATCAATGTCAAGAGGTTTCTTAAGCTGAGGATGTTTTCAGGGCACTTTCATGCATGGTCAAGAGGTGCCCTGAAGATGCTGGATCGTTGAAGGATTAATATTCCAGCTCGGAATCTTTGGTTACCCTGCTTCGGAATATCCAGTAGCTCCATCCCTGATAGATGAGCACAATGGGGACAAAAATCAGGGCAATGATGCTCATGATGCCTAACGTGTAGCTTGATGATGATGCGTTGTAGATGGTCAGGCTCCATTCTGGTTTGAGGCTTGAAACAAGCACTCTCGGGTAGAGACCGGTGAAAATGGTTATGGTTGAAAATGCTATCGCCGCACCAGTCATGGCAAAAGCCCAGCCCGAAGCATTTTTTTTCAACATAAAAATAACCGAAAGCAGGGCCAGAACGCTGAATACCGGGATGACGCCTGGATTAATGCCGAGATGCTGGTATAGATCGGTCTCTGTTGATGTATAGATCATGAACAGAAATGAGAGCAGCGTTGCCGGGCCCCATATTATTTTTGCAAATCCCATTGCTTTGGCGTGCAGGGTCCCGGTCGTTTTAAGGGTAAGAAACACCGCTCCATGCAGGGTGAAGATGAAAAAAGAGGTTATGCCGCAAAGCAGGGCATAGGGGTTAAGAAGATTGAAAAATCCACCGGCATAGTTCATGGATTCGTCAATAGGTACTCCCCGAATGAAATTCGAAAGAGCAACGCCCCAGAGTACAGCAGGAATGGCACTTCCGAAGAAAATGCTCCAGTCCCAGAAATTGCGCCATGCAGGATTGTCGTGCTTGCTCCGGAACTCAAAGGCGACACCCCTGAATATTAGTGCGGCAAGCATGAGCAGGAGGGCAACATAAAACCCGCTGAAAAGTGTGGCGTACCATTCCGGAAAAGCGGCAAACATCGCTCCTCCTGCGGTTATAAGCCAGACCTCATTGGCATCCCAGAATGGGCCTATAGTATTGATTACTGTCCGGCGTTCAAGATCATCTTTGCTCATGAATGGCAGCAGTATGCCTACGCCGTAGTCAAAGCCTTCAAGAAAGAAAAAGCCGGTAAAGAGTACTGTTATCAGGATGAACCAGAGTGTTTGTAAATCCATTGTTTGCTCCTTGTGGTTTATTCAGCAGCTTCAATACCGGCTGCTGCATACTTTTTCAGCAGAAAAAGGTCTGCCAGTGCGAGTATTCCATAAATCAGGGTAAAAAGAACCAGGGAGAGCAGCAGTTCACCGCTGCTGACCACAGAGGCCGGTGAGACGCCCGCTTCTGTTTTCAATAAGCCAAACACGATCCATGGTTGACGTCCCATTTCAGCAAGAATCCAGCCTGATGAGTTTGCTATGTAGGGCAGGAGAAACGACCAGAAGAGCAGAGCGCCCAGAAAGGGTGAAAAGGTGTAGTTCTCTTTGAGTACCTTGATCAGTGCAAGAAAAGAGACCAGCAGCATCAGGGTTCCCGCTCCAACCATGAACCTGAAACTCCAGTATGCCGTTATGATCGAGGGTATGTAACTGCCCGGTCCGTACTGCTGTTCGTACTCTTTCTGGAGATCCTTGATGCCTTTCACTTCGCCTTCAAATGAGTTGTATGCCAAAAAAGAGAGCATGCCGGGAATTCTGATAGCAAAAACGTCTTTCAGCTCTTTTTCGTTGCCGACGGTAAAGAGCGAGAAACTTGCAGGATTTTCAGTTTCCCATAGAGCTTCTGCGGCAGCTACTTTCATTGGCTGGGTTTTTATGAGATCCTGCATTTGGGTGTGACCTGCGAGGGTAACGAGTAGGGTTCCGATAAAAGCGTAGATCGTGCCGTATTTCATGGCTGCTTCAAATGCGCTTCGTTCGTTTGTTCCCCTGATAAGATGCCATGAGCTGATGGCGATAATCAGAAATCCGCCAGTTACAACTCCTCCTGCAAGCACATGCGGGAATTGCTTCCATACATAGGGATTGAAAAGCAGTGCAGCAAAGTCTGTCATTTCGGCACGCGATCCATCAGCAGCCATTTTGAATCCGACAGGTGATTGCATAAAAGAGTTTGCAACCAGAATCCAGAGCGCAGAGAGATTCGAGCCAATAGCAACAAGCCAGAAACATGCGGCATGGAGCGTTTTTGGGAGTTTGTTCCATCCGAACACCCAGATGCCGAGAAAGGTCGATTCGATGAAAAACGCAAGAAGAGCTTCGATGGCAAGCGGGACGCCGAAAATATCTCCGACAAAGCGAGAGTATTCAGACCAGTTCATACCGAACTGAAACTCCATGACGATGCCTGTTACCACGCCAACAGCAAAGTTGATCAGGAAGAGGTTGCCCCAGAATTTCGTGAGTTTTTTGAATTTCTCATCGCCGGTTTTCACATATGCGGTTTCAAGCAGTGCGATAAACAGAGAGAGACCGAGCGTTAGTGGTACAAAGAAAAAGTGGAAGACGGAGGTGATCGCAAATTGAAGCCGTGCAAGCAAGAGTGTGTCCATAAGGGTCTCCGCAGCCAAGGTTATATTGAGGTGATACAACACTACAATTATAATGAATAATAGCGTCGTTTCTGCAAGTTAGTTAAAAATCAGTTCCTTTTAAGGCCGATCAAAAGGCTCGGGATTTTATTGTTATCGAGGGCTCACAATGGGGAACACCATGCAGCTTTCTGCATGCCGGTAACCGTTTTTCTCTGAATGGATTGGCCAGAACAGAGAGAACATCGCCGCGCCATGGAGCTGTAACAAAAAAGATCGGAACAAGAGAACGTTCCGATCTTTTTTGTTGTCTTCTTTTTGCCTGGTGTTTTACTCTGCAAACAGTTGGCCAAGACCGTTCAGATAGTCTCCGACTACAGCTTTCTTGTCCGTGATGATTCCCCGGAGGAATTTTCCCGGAGTGACATCAAAAGCATAGTTAATTACCGGTGTAGTCGAGGTTGCAACCTGGGTGCCGAAAATGGTTCTCAGTTCATCGGCGCTGCGCTCTTCGATGGGTATTTGTGTCCCGTCGGAAAGCGTGATATCAATGGTTGAGACCGGAGCTGCGATATAGAACGGGATATTGTGATGCCAGGCGCTCAACGCATGGGCGCAGGTACCGATCTTGTTGGCTGTATCGCCGTTGGCAGCGATTCGGTCAGCGCCGACAATGCCGAAATCGATCATGCCGCGCTGCATGAGAAAGGCTGATGATGAGTCTGAAATGGAGAAAAAGGGTATTTTTTCCTGTTCAAGTTCCCAGGCGGTAAGACGAAGTCCCTGCAAAAGCGGGCGGCTTTCGGCGGTAATGACCTTTTCAATAAGTCCCTCCTGCCATGCAAGCTTGATGACGCCGAGCGCCGTTCCAGAGCCTCCGGTGGCAAGTGTTCCGGTGTTGCAGTGGGTCAGCACATTGAGTTTTCTTGTTTTCAGGATTTCAGCAAGATCTTCCCTGATCTGGCGAACGCCGTGTTGTGCCATGGCATCACAATTGGCTATTTCGTCATCGTGGATCTGTCGTGCTTCGAAAAGCATTTTGGCAAAAAGCACTTCAAGCGAATCGCTGTTGAAGTTCCTGTCATATACGGCTTTTAGTTTTTTCGTGGCAAAAAAGAGATTGACCGCGGTTGGGCGCGATGCTTCAACATCGGCAATCAGGTTCCCGAAAAAGCAGGGGAAGCCCTCTTTATCACCACGGTAGCTGTTGATGCCGAGGATGACCGTATAGGCAGCGGCAACGCCGATAAGAGGCGCTCCTCGTACGGCAAGGGTTTTAATGGCTTCTATCGCCTCCCGGTGATCTTTTGTCGAGATATGCTCTTCACGGAGCGGAAGGTAACGCTGATCGAGGTAGCGGAGCGTACCCTCATTGAACGAAATGGCATCTATCATGGGTCAAATGATGTTGATCGGGTTAGAGGTTTGAGACAACGGCTTTGAAGATGGCGGTCATTTTGGGTTCTGCATGGTTGGAAACCTCAATAATCTCCTCAATGCTGACGGGCATCAGGCAGTCAGGGAAGCATTCGTCGGTAACGATGGACATGCCGAACACTTCGGTTCCCTGATGCACAGCGGCAATAACCTCCGGAACGGTCGACATGCCGACAACATCGGCTCCGAGCAGTCGCAGCATGCGATATTCGGCACGTGTTTCAAGGCAGGGGCCGGAAAGTGCTATATAAACACCGCGCTGCACCTTTATGCCGTTGTCGAGAGCCGCTTGTTCGGCAAGGGCGAGGATTCGGTTTGAGTATGGTTCGCACATGTCAGGGAACCTTGATCCTGTTTCGGGGTTATTGGGTCCGATCAGAGGATTGCTGCCTAACAGGTTGATGTGATCGTCAATCAGCATGATATCCCCTTTTTTATAGGAAGGATTAAGGCCTCCGCAGGCATTGGTGATGCCGAGGGTGGTAATGCCGAGGTGTTTCATGACCCGAATCGGGAACACGATCTGCTGCATGGAGTACCCTTCATAGAAATGGAAACGGCCCTGCATCGCAACTACTTTTTTACCGGCAAGCGTGCCGAAGATCAGTTTGCCGTGATGGGTTTCAACCGTTGAGATAGGAAAGTTCGGGATATCAGCGTAATCAAGCGAAAAGTCGACTTCGATCTCTTTTGCAAGAGCACCGAGGCCTGTGCCCAGAACAATGCCGATCGGGTAGTCAGTCTGTGTTTTTTTTCTGATAAAGGTAACAGCTTCCTGGATTTTAGCCTGTTGAGCAATCATGATGCCATGGTTTATTGGTTGAATGAAAGATATCCCGGTTTTTCTTGATTCATCAATGCCCGATGTTCTTGTTGATCAGGCAGAGAAACAGTAAAAAAGTTATGCAATATATGATGTTCAGTGCAGAGAAAAAAGCTGGAGGATGTTTCGCCGAATGGCTGAAGGTATCAGCGCCAGCCGAAAATTGCTGTTCCGATACGGATGATGGTTGCCCCTTCCTCGATAGCCGATTCGAAATCCTGGCTCATGCCCATGGAAAGTTCGGTAAGAAGGGTTGGGTCGGGTGCGTTTTTTTTCAGCGCTTCAAGAAGGTTTCGAAGTTCTCTGAACTCTTTGCGGGCAAGGTCTGTGTCTGGCGACGCTATAGTCATGAGGCCACGAAGCGCGATGTTCGGGAGTTTGAAGATTTTTTCCGCTTCCGAAAGCAGAACGTCCGGGCTGATTCCATATTTCGTTTGCTCCCCCGATGTGTTTACTTCAAGGAGGAACTCGGTATGCAGGTTTTGCTGCATAGAGCGCCTTGAAAGCTCTGCGGCTGTTGATAATCGGTCTATGCCATGCACAAGAGCAACTTTGCCTGCAATCGAGCGAATTTTGTTTGACTGGAGATGTCCGATAAAATGCCACTGAAGGGGGAGTCCCTGAAGCAGGGGATCATCACGTTTTTCAAGAAATTCCTGGACATAGCTTTCACCGAACTCGATCTGCCCGGCGTCAAAAGCTTCTCTGACAAGCCGGGCAGGTTTGGTTTTCGAAACGGCTATCAGTCGAACATCAGAGGGTTCTCTGCCGGCTTTCACCGAGAGAGTGCCGATCTGTTCCCTGATACGGTTAAGGTTGGACGCTATGCTCTCCATTGCCGTGTCTATGATGCTTGTAAAACAGGCACGATGGTGGTGATCGTTACGGGATCGACAGGATTGTCGTTGGGGTCTGTTTTTACGGAGGCTATTTTTTCCACAACGCCCATTCCCTCTTCGACGACGCCGAAAACCGTATACTGGCCGTCGAGAAAATTGTTGTCGGCATGATTGATATAAAACTGACTGCCTGACGATGCTTTGGCAGGGTTGTTATCCCTTGCTGCTGCAAGCGTGCCTTTTTTGTTGGAGTGTTTTATTTCCGCATCGATACGAGTTGAAGGGCCTCCGGTGCCGTGCAGCATACGCTTGTT
This region includes:
- a CDS encoding peptidylprolyl isomerase codes for the protein MPDTFTIQTSLGDITIRLYDDTPLHRDNFKKLVSENYYDGIRFHRVIEGFMIQTGDPLSRHENKRMLHGTGGPSTRIDAEIKHSNKKGTLAAARDNNPAKASSGSQFYINHADNNFLDGQYTVFGVVEEGMGVVEKIASVKTDPNDNPVDPVTITTIVPVLQAS
- a CDS encoding cytochrome ubiquinol oxidase subunit I, encoding MDTLLLARLQFAITSVFHFFFVPLTLGLSLFIALLETAYVKTGDEKFKKLTKFWGNLFLINFAVGVVTGIVMEFQFGMNWSEYSRFVGDIFGVPLAIEALLAFFIESTFLGIWVFGWNKLPKTLHAACFWLVAIGSNLSALWILVANSFMQSPVGFKMAADGSRAEMTDFAALLFNPYVWKQFPHVLAGGVVTGGFLIIAISSWHLIRGTNERSAFEAAMKYGTIYAFIGTLLVTLAGHTQMQDLIKTQPMKVAAAEALWETENPASFSLFTVGNEKELKDVFAIRIPGMLSFLAYNSFEGEVKGIKDLQKEYEQQYGPGSYIPSIITAYWSFRFMVGAGTLMLLVSFLALIKVLKENYTFSPFLGALLFWSFLLPYIANSSGWILAEMGRQPWIVFGLLKTEAGVSPASVVSSGELLLSLVLFTLIYGILALADLFLLKKYAAAGIEAAE
- a CDS encoding YggS family pyridoxal phosphate-dependent enzyme, which produces MESIASNLNRIREQIGTLSVKAGREPSDVRLIAVSKTKPARLVREAFDAGQIEFGESYVQEFLEKRDDPLLQGLPLQWHFIGHLQSNKIRSIAGKVALVHGIDRLSTAAELSRRSMQQNLHTEFLLEVNTSGEQTKYGISPDVLLSEAEKIFKLPNIALRGLMTIASPDTDLARKEFRELRNLLEALKKNAPDPTLLTELSMGMSQDFESAIEEGATIIRIGTAIFGWR
- a CDS encoding purine-nucleoside phosphorylase, giving the protein MIAQQAKIQEAVTFIRKKTQTDYPIGIVLGTGLGALAKEIEVDFSLDYADIPNFPISTVETHHGKLIFGTLAGKKVVAMQGRFHFYEGYSMQQIVFPIRVMKHLGITTLGITNACGGLNPSYKKGDIMLIDDHINLLGSNPLIGPNNPETGSRFPDMCEPYSNRILALAEQAALDNGIKVQRGVYIALSGPCLETRAEYRMLRLLGADVVGMSTVPEVIAAVHQGTEVFGMSIVTDECFPDCLMPVSIEEIIEVSNHAEPKMTAIFKAVVSNL
- the cydB gene encoding cytochrome d ubiquinol oxidase subunit II, yielding MDLQTLWFILITVLFTGFFFLEGFDYGVGILLPFMSKDDLERRTVINTIGPFWDANEVWLITAGGAMFAAFPEWYATLFSGFYVALLLMLAALIFRGVAFEFRSKHDNPAWRNFWDWSIFFGSAIPAVLWGVALSNFIRGVPIDESMNYAGGFFNLLNPYALLCGITSFFIFTLHGAVFLTLKTTGTLHAKAMGFAKIIWGPATLLSFLFMIYTSTETDLYQHLGINPGVIPVFSVLALLSVIFMLKKNASGWAFAMTGAAIAFSTITIFTGLYPRVLVSSLKPEWSLTIYNASSSSYTLGIMSIIALIFVPIVLIYQGWSYWIFRSRVTKDSELEY
- the mtnA gene encoding S-methyl-5-thioribose-1-phosphate isomerase: MIDAISFNEGTLRYLDQRYLPLREEHISTKDHREAIEAIKTLAVRGAPLIGVAAAYTVILGINSYRGDKEGFPCFFGNLIADVEASRPTAVNLFFATKKLKAVYDRNFNSDSLEVLFAKMLFEARQIHDDEIANCDAMAQHGVRQIREDLAEILKTRKLNVLTHCNTGTLATGGSGTALGVIKLAWQEGLIEKVITAESRPLLQGLRLTAWELEQEKIPFFSISDSSSAFLMQRGMIDFGIVGADRIAANGDTANKIGTCAHALSAWHHNIPFYIAAPVSTIDITLSDGTQIPIEERSADELRTIFGTQVATSTTPVINYAFDVTPGKFLRGIITDKKAVVGDYLNGLGQLFAE